The sequence CCCCCGAGCTGACGGCGGGGGCGTGAGGCGCGCGAAGCGGCCTCAGCAGACGGTCTAAGGTTCATCTCTCATGGCGAAACAAGATAAGGACGGCAGATCCATGGCGAACACGGTCATCGGCACCAACATCACGATCGAAGGTGAAATCCGCGGCGAGGAATCGCTCACGATTCTCGGCACGGTGAAGGGGAAGGTGGCTGTGGCCCAGGGCATCGTCATCGAGTCCGGCGCCACCGTGGAAGCCGACCTCGAGGCCCAGGCGGTCACCGTCGGCGGCAAGCTCACGGGAAACGTGGTGGCGCGCGAACGCCTCGAAGTGCGTCCTGAAGGACGCATGGTGGGCGACGCTCGCGCGGCGCGCATCATGATCGCCGACGGTGCCTCGTTCAAGGGCAACGTCGACATGGACGTTTGAGGTCGCGCATGGTCACGAAGCACACAGTCATCGGGCAGGGGGCCCACGTCGTCGGCGAGGTGCGCGGCGACGACTCCCTCGTCGTTCAGGGTAGGGTCGACGGTCGTATCCACATCAGCGAAGACCTGAGCGTCGAGCCGGGCGCGATCCTCCAAGCCGACGTCGAGGCCCGGAACGTTACGGTCTCGGGGGTCGTGGTCGGGGGCATCACCGCCAGCTCGTTGGTGCGGCTCACGCCGAAGGCGCGTGTGGTCGGAAACATCTCGGCGCCGAAGGTGGCGATCGAAGCGGGCGCGGCTTACCGCGGACGGATCGAAATGGGACCCGTGGATCTCGCGCGAGCCGCCTCCGCTACGGCCCGCAGCGAAAAGGTGAGCATCAGCTCTGCCCCCGCGGCGGCGAAGGCGCCTCCTCGGCTCGCGCCACCGTCACGTGTGGCCGCCGTGACGCCTGCGCCGGCACCCCAGGCTCGGCCCGCACCACCCCGAGCTGCCGCGCCGGCACCCCGGGCCACCACGGCGGCGGCCCAGACGCCCTCGTGGGCTCGCAAAAAAGCCGTCAAGCGTCGCTGACGGGCGCACGCCAGGCCCTTGCCCGAGCGTCTCCGTTCGGCGAGGGCCGTGCCTTATCTGGCGGGGGCTGAACGGCCTGAGGTATCGAGCCGGGCGCGGCGATTCTTCGAAGATCCCCCGGCAGCGCCCATGGGCCTGTGCTACTTTCGGCCCGCGCATGTGCGGAGTCATCGGCATTTTCGGGCACCCTGAAGCCTCGAACCTCGCGTACTTGGGGCTCCACGCCCTTCAGCACCGGGGCCAAGAGTCGGCGGGCATCGTCTCCTCGGACGGCCAGCGGTTACGCTGGGTGCGGGAGATGGGGCTGGTCAGCGAGATCTTCGACGCTGACCGCTTGGCGGGTCTGCCCGGCTTTGCCGCCATCGGGCACGTGCGTTACTCCACCTCGGGCGAGTCCAGCCTGAAAAACGCGCAGCCGATCGCGGTGGATTACTCGGGCGGCTCGCTCGCCATCGCCCACAACGGCAATCTCGTGAACGCGGACGAGCTTCGGACGCGCCTCGAGGACGAGGGGTCCATTTTCCAGACCACGTCGGATACCGAGGTCATCCTTCACCTCATCGCCCGCTCCCGCGAAGGGGGCCTGCCCGAACGGGTGGCCGATGCGCTGCGGGTGGTTCGGGGTGCCTTTTCATTGGCTGTCCTCACCGAATCGATGCTCATCGCCGCCCGGGATCCCATGGGCATCAGGCCGATGGCCATCGGACGGCACAAGGACACCTGGGTGGTGGCATCCGAGACCTGCGCCTTCGAGCTCATCGAAGCCGAGTACGTGCGCGACCTCGATCCCGGCGAGATGGTGATCGTAGACGCACACGGCCTCAGAAGCGTTCGCCCCTTCAAGACCGAGCCGCCCCACCGCTGCGCCTTCGAGTGGGTGTACTTCGCACGGCCCGATTCGACCGTGGGTGGCCTTTCGGTCTACAGCGCCCGCGAGGCCATGGGGCGCCGTTTGGCCGTCGAACACGCGGTGGACGCCGACGTGGTCGTTCCCGTCCCAGATTCTGGCGTGGCGGCTGCCATCGGGTACGCCCGCGAAAGTGGCATTCCTTTCGGTCAGGGCCTGATGCGCTCACACTACGTGGGCCGCACCTTCATCGAGCCGAGCCAGTCCATCCGGCACTTCGGCGTCAAGTTGAAGCTTTCGCCGGTGCGCGAGGTGCTCGCGGGCAAACGGGTGGTGGTGGTAGATGACTCGATCGTTCGCGGCACCACCTCCCGAAAGATCATTGGCATGATCCGATCGGCAGGTGCGAAAGAGGTTCACATGCGGATCAGCTCGCCGCCCACGGTGGGACCCTGCCACTACGGGATCGATACGCCGTCGCGAGAGGAGCTGATCGCCGCCACGCATACCCTCGACGAGACCCGGCAATTCGTGGGGGCCGACAGCCTCGGTTACCTCTCGTTGGAGGGCTTGCACGCGGCGCTCGGGCGCTCGGCGCGGGATGGCGAAGCCGAGCCGGAAAACAACGGCCTGTGCGACGCCTGCTTCTCGAACCGGTACCCCATCACCGTGGTGCCACCCGCGCGTTTGCGGCAGCTTCGCCTCATCACGGCCTGAGCCCGATCAGGCCGCGCGGCATCTCAACCCTGTGGTGGATGCGAAGGCCCGGGCGGCCCGCCGCTTGATATAACGGGCGGGCATCATGGCGACATCGACCACATCCGTTCCCCTCGTTCCGGGCCCGCTGGCAGGCGGGGCCGATTTGGATCGGCATCTCGAAGCTCTGAGGCTTCCGTATCCGAGGGCCTTCATCGACCGCTACCTCGACAAACTGCCTCGCTTCGGGACCCGGGTCCTGGTGGCTCCCGGGGCGGCCGTGGTCGGGGAGGTCGAGCTGGACGATGACGTGTCGGTTTGGTACGGGGCCGTCCTGCGCGGCGACCTGGCGCCCGTCCGCGTCGGCGCGCGCAGCAATGTTCAAGACGGCGCCGTTCTGCACGTGGGCGACAGCAGCCCCTGTGTGGTCGAGACCGACGTGGTGGTGGGACACCGGGCCATGCTGCATGGCTGTCGGATCGAGCCTGGGTGCCTCGTTGGTATGCAGGCCACAGTGCTGGACGATGTGGTCATCGGCCACGGCTCCGTGGTCGGCGCGGGCGCCGTGGTGCCCCCCCGCACCATCGTACCTCCCCGCAGTTTGGTTCTGGGCGTTCCCGCCAAGGTGGTCCGCAGCCTCTCGGAGACAGACGAGGCCTTTGCCGTGGCCCTCGCGGGAAAGTACACCCGACTCAAGGAGAACTACCTGCGCGATAGCCTGCGGCAGGGCTAGCGCTCTCCGGGCCAACCCCGCGACACGTCAGGCATTTTGTCGCTGTCTTCACGCGCGATGTTTTGTGTCGTGACGAAACCTTCCTGCTATTCTGCGCCGGCCATGGAAATCGGCCCGATTCGTGAACGCCTCGTGGACCTCAACAAGCGCCTAAGTGCGCTAAGGGGGTATCTTTGACGTCGCGGCTAAAAGACGCCGCATCGCCGAGCTCGAAGCGCTCTCCGGCTCTCCCACGTTCTGGGAAGATCAAGAAAAAGCCCAGGGCTTCCTGAAAGAGCAGGCCCGCCTCAAGCAGGAGGTGGACACCTTCGACCGCCAAGAGCGGGGGCTCGAAGACGCCGGGGTTCTGCTGGACCTCGGCGAAGAAGCCCGGGACGAAGCCACGATCCTGGAGGTCGACGCGGCCGTTCAGAAGCTCGAGGCGGGGGTGCGCAGCCTGGAGTTCGCACGCATGCTGTCCGGTCCTCACGACCGCCAGGGCGCGCTGTTGTCGATCAACGCCGGTGCGGGCGGCACAGAGTCGCAGGACTGGGCGCAAATGCTGCAGCGGATGTACACACGCTGGGCGGCACGCCGCGGGTACGCGGTGGAGATCTTGGACCTGCAGCCCGGCGAAGAAGCGGGAATCAAGAGCTGCACGCTGGGCATCACGGGCGACTGGGCTT is a genomic window of Myxococcales bacterium containing:
- a CDS encoding polymer-forming cytoskeletal protein; amino-acid sequence: MANTVIGTNITIEGEIRGEESLTILGTVKGKVAVAQGIVIESGATVEADLEAQAVTVGGKLTGNVVARERLEVRPEGRMVGDARAARIMIADGASFKGNVDMDV
- a CDS encoding polymer-forming cytoskeletal protein — protein: MVTKHTVIGQGAHVVGEVRGDDSLVVQGRVDGRIHISEDLSVEPGAILQADVEARNVTVSGVVVGGITASSLVRLTPKARVVGNISAPKVAIEAGAAYRGRIEMGPVDLARAASATARSEKVSISSAPAAAKAPPRLAPPSRVAAVTPAPAPQARPAPPRAAAPAPRATTAAAQTPSWARKKAVKRR
- the purF gene encoding amidophosphoribosyltransferase: MCGVIGIFGHPEASNLAYLGLHALQHRGQESAGIVSSDGQRLRWVREMGLVSEIFDADRLAGLPGFAAIGHVRYSTSGESSLKNAQPIAVDYSGGSLAIAHNGNLVNADELRTRLEDEGSIFQTTSDTEVILHLIARSREGGLPERVADALRVVRGAFSLAVLTESMLIAARDPMGIRPMAIGRHKDTWVVASETCAFELIEAEYVRDLDPGEMVIVDAHGLRSVRPFKTEPPHRCAFEWVYFARPDSTVGGLSVYSAREAMGRRLAVEHAVDADVVVPVPDSGVAAAIGYARESGIPFGQGLMRSHYVGRTFIEPSQSIRHFGVKLKLSPVREVLAGKRVVVVDDSIVRGTTSRKIIGMIRSAGAKEVHMRISSPPTVGPCHYGIDTPSREELIAATHTLDETRQFVGADSLGYLSLEGLHAALGRSARDGEAEPENNGLCDACFSNRYPITVVPPARLRQLRLITA
- a CDS encoding gamma carbonic anhydrase family protein codes for the protein MATSTTSVPLVPGPLAGGADLDRHLEALRLPYPRAFIDRYLDKLPRFGTRVLVAPGAAVVGEVELDDDVSVWYGAVLRGDLAPVRVGARSNVQDGAVLHVGDSSPCVVETDVVVGHRAMLHGCRIEPGCLVGMQATVLDDVVIGHGSVVGAGAVVPPRTIVPPRSLVLGVPAKVVRSLSETDEAFAVALAGKYTRLKENYLRDSLRQG